A single Inediibacterium massiliense DNA region contains:
- a CDS encoding ABC transporter ATP-binding protein: protein MLKIQNLSKSFYNSYIGENRLFSNLNLDIHKGDFVSIIGSNGTGKSTLLNIISGDIQETSGNIVLEEKDIIHMQNHKRTKIISRVFQNPAVGTCPSMTVRENLSLALNKGKLITLKYCLRYKTEDLEKLLEDISLDLKSLLDVEVKYLSGGQRQALSLIMASVCNPKVLLLDEHTAALDPKTSSEVMKLTEKIVKEKNMITLMVTHNLKDAIQYGNRLIMLHKGQVILDLDEEQKKRITVEDILKKFEYAV from the coding sequence ATGTTAAAAATTCAAAATTTATCAAAGAGCTTTTACAATTCTTATATAGGTGAAAATAGATTGTTTTCAAATCTCAATTTAGATATTCATAAAGGTGATTTTGTAAGCATTATTGGTAGCAATGGTACAGGTAAGTCAACGTTACTAAATATTATCTCAGGAGATATTCAGGAAACATCAGGAAATATTGTACTTGAAGAAAAAGATATTATCCACATGCAAAATCATAAAAGAACTAAAATCATAAGTAGAGTTTTTCAAAATCCAGCTGTAGGGACATGTCCTTCTATGACAGTAAGAGAAAATCTATCTTTAGCATTAAATAAAGGCAAATTGATTACTCTTAAATATTGTTTAAGATACAAGACCGAGGATTTAGAAAAGTTATTAGAGGATATATCCTTAGATTTAAAAAGCCTATTAGATGTAGAAGTAAAATATCTTTCAGGTGGACAAAGACAGGCTTTATCATTAATTATGGCAAGTGTATGTAATCCAAAGGTATTGTTATTAGATGAACATACAGCTGCATTAGATCCTAAAACATCTAGTGAAGTGATGAAACTCACTGAAAAAATTGTAAAAGAAAAAAATATGATTACATTGATGGTAACGCATAATTTAAAGGATGCCATACAGTATGGGAACAGACTTATTATGTTGCATAAAGGTCAGGTTATATTAGATTTAGATGAAGAACAAAAGAAAAGAATCACTGTGGAAGATATATTAAAAAAATTTGAATATGCAGTATAA
- a CDS encoding ABC transporter substrate-binding protein, whose protein sequence is MKKIIVGMLIIVSILSGCAKTEDTKKVIHIGINQIVEYVALDQNREGFIKALEDSGYKDGENIQIDYQNAQGDIAVAQTIAKKFSSEKKDLIFAIGTPAAQGAVNTTKEIPIMISSVTDPVQAELVKSMEKPETNVSGTSDYLPVEKQLELIKQLVPKAKKIGFIYNTSEVNSEVQLNELKKVAKDYEIVPAGVTSTNEVNSNIVSLIKKIDVLYVPTDQLIVSSMPIIAKHTLEAKIPVIAAEKGSVESGALATVGINYYKLGYETGKMAASVLKGEDISKMPIKISDETDVYINEDSLKILNIPKPSLKNVQYIKTK, encoded by the coding sequence ATGAAAAAGATAATTGTGGGAATGTTAATTATAGTAAGTATTTTATCAGGATGTGCAAAAACAGAAGATACAAAGAAAGTAATCCATATAGGGATTAATCAAATTGTAGAATATGTGGCATTAGATCAAAATAGGGAAGGATTTATCAAGGCTCTTGAGGATAGTGGCTATAAAGATGGAGAAAATATACAAATAGATTATCAAAATGCTCAAGGAGATATTGCTGTAGCTCAAACCATAGCAAAGAAATTTTCATCAGAAAAAAAAGATTTGATTTTTGCTATAGGTACTCCTGCAGCCCAAGGGGCAGTGAATACAACAAAAGAAATACCAATTATGATTAGTTCTGTTACAGATCCAGTACAAGCTGAATTAGTAAAATCTATGGAAAAGCCTGAAACAAATGTATCAGGAACTTCAGATTATTTGCCTGTGGAAAAGCAATTGGAGTTGATCAAACAACTTGTACCGAAGGCAAAAAAAATAGGGTTTATCTATAATACAAGTGAAGTAAATTCAGAAGTTCAATTAAATGAGCTCAAAAAGGTTGCAAAGGATTATGAAATTGTTCCTGCAGGAGTGACGAGTACAAATGAAGTCAATAGTAATATTGTGAGCTTAATCAAAAAGATAGATGTATTGTATGTACCAACAGATCAATTAATTGTATCATCTATGCCTATCATTGCAAAGCATACATTAGAAGCAAAGATACCTGTTATTGCAGCTGAAAAGGGAAGTGTAGAATCAGGAGCATTAGCTACTGTAGGAATTAATTATTATAAATTAGGCTATGAAACAGGCAAAATGGCAGCTTCTGTATTAAAAGGAGAGGATATTTCTAAAATGCCAATTAAAATATCTGATGAAACAGATGTATACATTAATGAAGATAGTTTAAAAATATTAAATATTCCAAAACCGTCTCTTAAAAATGTTCAATATATAAAAACAAAATAA
- a CDS encoding YdbC family protein, whose protein sequence is MAEIKYEIQETIGAVSESSKGWTKELNLISWNGREAKYDLRDWAPEHEKMGKGITLTQEELKKLREILNQMEL, encoded by the coding sequence ATGGCAGAAATCAAGTATGAAATTCAAGAAACTATTGGAGCTGTTTCAGAATCATCTAAAGGATGGACAAAAGAATTAAATTTAATAAGCTGGAATGGTAGAGAAGCAAAATATGACTTGAGAGATTGGGCTCCAGAGCATGAAAAGATGGGAAAAGGAATCACTCTTACCCAAGAAGAATTAAAAAAGTTAAGAGAGATTTTAAATCAAATGGAGTTATAA